One window from the genome of Desulforamulus ruminis DSM 2154 encodes:
- a CDS encoding AAA family ATPase translates to MSTATATVLAATWSKARTILNSLVKDEGTKVTDVAKALGKSHSTISLYINGKYPSNDKFEELVEGYLKSLGKWVEDQEEENVPESGYIVDISELGTIITDDYQRVRGVCRKSQERKEFGIVVGDPGAGKTRALEDYAKENQGVVMITCDETSSIKSVLTEITEGLHLEARGASATLLNKIVKELKRRPRLLIVDEADKVKLKVLETLRGIYDKAKNIGVVLCGNQPLAEKIILLAEDRPELARLRDRLGYYITTNGLTEPEAAKFLERVNLTASARKMMIDVAVNRGIRQLVKSLDRLLEVTAGERITDSMVTDVGRIYLGFNA, encoded by the coding sequence ATGTCAACTGCTACTGCTACGGTTCTGGCGGCTACCTGGTCCAAGGCCAGAACGATTTTAAATAGTCTGGTGAAAGATGAAGGAACAAAAGTCACGGACGTCGCCAAGGCCCTGGGTAAGTCACATTCGACCATTTCTCTGTACATCAATGGAAAGTACCCTAGCAATGATAAGTTTGAAGAATTGGTTGAGGGGTATTTGAAGTCTCTTGGCAAATGGGTTGAGGACCAGGAGGAAGAAAACGTGCCTGAAAGTGGCTATATCGTTGATATTTCCGAACTTGGCACGATCATTACGGATGATTACCAGCGCGTGCGCGGTGTATGCCGGAAAAGCCAGGAACGAAAAGAATTTGGGATTGTCGTAGGTGACCCCGGTGCCGGAAAAACCCGTGCTTTGGAGGATTACGCCAAGGAAAATCAGGGCGTGGTAATGATTACCTGCGATGAAACCAGCAGCATCAAAAGTGTTTTGACAGAAATTACGGAGGGATTGCATTTAGAGGCCCGGGGGGCTTCGGCTACTCTCTTAAATAAAATCGTTAAAGAGCTTAAGAGACGGCCCAGGCTGCTCATTGTGGATGAAGCAGACAAGGTGAAGTTAAAAGTATTGGAAACCCTGCGTGGTATCTACGATAAGGCAAAAAATATAGGGGTGGTTTTATGCGGAAACCAACCCCTAGCAGAAAAAATAATATTGTTAGCTGAAGACAGACCCGAACTGGCTAGGCTTCGGGACCGCCTAGGATATTATATCACAACCAATGGTTTAACCGAACCCGAGGCGGCAAAATTTTTAGAAAGGGTTAACCTCACAGCTTCCGCCAGAAAAATGATGATAGACGTGGCGGTAAACCGGGGGATTCGCCAACTGGTAAAATCCCTGGACCGGCTTTTGGAAGTTACCGCCGGTGAACGGATAACGGACAGCATGGTGACTGACGTAGGCCGCATTTACCTTGGTTTTAATGCTTAG